TGAAGGCCTCCGGCTATACCGGCGACTGACAAGCCGCAGCGAGCCACCATGCCGATCCGCAATACCCTGTTCATCATGTGCGACCAGTTGCGCCGCGACCACCTGGGCTGCTACGGGCACCCCACGCTGCGCACGCGCAATATCGACGCGCTGGCCGCGCGCGGCGTGCGTTTCGACCGCGCCTTCGTCACCTCCGGCGTCTGCGGCCCCAGCCGCATGAGCTTCTACACCGGCCGCTATGTCAGCAGCCACGGCGCCACCTGGAACCGCGTACCGCTGCCGGTGGGCGAAATCACGCTGGGCGAGTACCTGAAGGACAGCGGCCGCGCGCTGGCGCTGGCGGGCAAGACCCACGTGATGCCCGACAACGCCAACCTCAGGCGCCTGCACCTGGACGGCGGTACCGAGCTGGAGACGCTGCTGCGCAGCGGCCATTTCACCGAGGTCGACCGCCACGACGGCCATCATGCCGAGCCGCGCGGCGCCTATGCCGACTGGCTGCGCCGGCAAGGCTACGACAGCGCCGACCCGTGGACCGACTACGTCATCAGCGCCGAGAACGCGCAAGGCGAGATCGTCTCCGGCTGGCACATGCGCAACGCGGGCCTGCCCGCGCGAGTGGCCGAGCCGCATTCCGAGACGGCGTACACCGTCGACCAGGCCATGCAGTACATCGGCGCGCGCGGCGACGAGCCGTGGGTGCTGCACCTGTCGCTGGTCAAGCCGCACTGGCCCTACCTCGCGCCCGCGCCCTATCACGCCGCCTACAAGCTCGACGACTGCCTGCCGCTGCGCCGCCACGCCGCCGAGCTGGAAGACCCGCATCCGGTGCTGTCGGCGTACCGCACGCAGGAGGAATGCGCCAACTTCATGCGCCAGGAAGTGTCGGATACGGTGCGTCCCGCCTACCAGGGCCTGATCCAGCAGATCGACGACCGCCTCGGCCTGCTGTGGGACCAGCTGGAACGCCTTGGCCGCTGGCAGGACACGCTCATTGTCTTTACCGCCGACCATGGCGACTTCCTCGGCGACCACTGGCTGGGCGAGAAGGAGCAGTTCTACGACACCGTGCAGAACGTGCCGCTGATCGTCTACGACCCCTCGCCCGAGGCCGATGCCACCCGCGGCAGCGCGCCGCAGGACATGGTGTCGGCGGTCGACGTGGTGCCGACGGTGCTCGACGCGCTGGGACTGCCTCCGGCCGGCCATCGCATCGAAGGCCGCTCGCTGCTGGACCTGACCGGCTCGCGCGATGCGGGGCCATGGCGTGATTTCGTCGTTTCCGAACTCGACTACGCCTACCGCGGCGCACGGGTCGCGCTCGGCCGCCACCCGGGCGAATGCCGCGCCTGGATGGTGCGCGACGCGCGCTGGAAATACGTCCACTGGCAAGGCTTCCGGCCACAGCTGTTCGACCTGGAAAGCGATCCGGACGAGTACTTCGACCTGGGCGCCGACCCCGGCCATGAAGCCGTGCGCAACGCCATGCGGCTGCGGCTGCTGGACTGGTTCTGCACGCTCAAGCCGCGCGTGACCGTGACCAACGAGGAAGTCGCGGCCAAAACCAACGTGTACAAGCAGGCCGGCGTATTCTTCGGCGTGTGGTGAACGCGGCGGGTACGGAACCTGCAAACCCAGGGGCGTCCGCACTCACCGCACCCGCCATGAAACCTGTCACGCTGATTGGCGCCCCCACCGACGTCGGGGCCGGCACGCGCGGCTGCTCGATGGGCCCCGAGGCGCTGCGCGTCGCCGGCCTGGCGCAGGCGCTGGCACGCAACAACCTGCTGGTCGAGGACACCGGCAACCTGGGCGGCCCCGCCAATCCGTGGCAGCCGCCGCAGGATGGCATGCGCCACCTCGACGAAGTCGTGGCGTGGAACCGCGGCGTCTATGACGCCTGCCTCGGCACGCTGCAGGCAGGCCGGCTGCCGCTGCTGATGGGCGGCGACCATTGCCTGGCGATCGGCTCGATCAGCGCCGCGGCGCGCCATTGCCGCGACACCGGCAAGACCCTGATGGTGCTGTGGCTCGATGCGCACGCCGACGCCAATATCGGCACCACCACGCCCACTGGCAACATGCACGGCATGCCGGTGGCCTGCCTGTGCGGGCACGGCCCCGCGCCGCTGACCACGCTGGCCGGGCCGGCGCCGGCGGTGGAGCGCAGCGCGATCCGGCAGATCGGCATCCGCAGCGTCGATGCAGAGGAGAAGCATCGCCTGCACGAACTGCAGCTGGCGGTGTACGACATGCGCTACATCGACGAGAACGGCATGCGCTACACCATGCAACAGGCGCTGGCCGGCATCGACGCGCAGACGCACCTGCACGTCAGCTTCGACGTCGATTTTCTCGACTGCGTGATTGCGCCTGGCGTGGGCACCACCGTGCCGGGCGGACCGACCTACCGCGAAACCCAGCTCTGCATGGAAATGATCGCCGATACCGGCCGCCTGGCATCGCTCGACGTGATGGAGCTGAACCCGGCCTGCGACGTGCGCAACCAGACCGGCCAACTGGCCGTGGACCTGGTGGAAAGCCTGTTCGGGAAATCGACGCTGTGGCGTCCGCCGCCCGCCTGAAAAAGTTGCACGGCGTGCCTGTCGATACTGCAATGCCATGCCGCATGCGGCACCCGGACGCCCGCGAGGCGCGCGAACCGGCGCAGCCGCGCGCCGCCGGCGGGTGGCGTACCCCTTGCAACACCGGTAATCAGGCCCACCGTTCGGGCCGGCAACCGGAGCGATCATGAAGAACATCTGGATCCTGGTGGCGGACGAATCCGTCGCCCGCGTCTTTGCCTCGCATGCAGACGCCGCCCCGCTGGCGGTGGTCGAAGAAATTACCGATGCCGCCGCGCACGCCGACCGCGCCGACCTGCGCCGCGATGCCTACGGCCGGCGTGGCCACGCCGCCTCGCAGGGCGATGCCGGTCATCCCGGCGCACACCAGGTCGGCCCGTCCACGGTTACGTCGTCCGCGGGCGAGGACGAACTGCACCAGGAAGCGCAGCTGTTTGCGCATCGGGTCGCGGATTTCCTGGCGGACGCGCGCAACAAGCAGCGCTATGAAGAACTCGTGCTGATCGCGGCGCCGCGCTTCCTGGGGCTGCTGCGCAAGACCCTGCCTGCTGCCGTCGCCGACGTGGTGACGCGCGAAATCGACAAGGACTTTATCCACGTGCCCAACAACGACCTGCAGCAGCGGCTGGCCGACGAGGGCGTGGTGCCCGCGCGCCGTGACGAGCGCGTGAATACAGGAAGGGATCGCTGACGACGGCAGGCTCGAAAGAAAGGCGGCCGCCCATATGCTTGCGGGCGGCCGCGAGAGATGTGCGGGCGTGTCAGCGCGCCGTGCCCGAGCCGCTGGTCGCGCCGCTGGAGCCGCTGGAGGTGCCGGCAGGGCTGGTGGTGCTGGTTGCGCCGGACGTGCCGGTGGAAGTGCTGGAACTCGGCGAGCCATAGCCGCTGCGGCTGCGTTGCTGCTCTGACACCGAGCCGGAACCCGACAACGATCCTGATCCGCTGGTGCTGCCGGTGGCAGTGCATCCAGCCAGGATACCGAGCGAGGCGAGTAATGCAGTGCCAATGCGTAGCGTCGTTTTCATGTGGTCCTCCGTCTTGCAGGTTGCGACCGGGCCTTGCATCGATGCAGGACCGGCCGGCGAGCGCGCAGAAATCGCCGCTCCGCTGCGTCATCACGCAACTGACGTACCAGTAGTCCGCAGCGATGCCGGCAATGGGCTGCCGTTGCCGGACCAACGGCGGGAAAGGACAACACTGCGGGCTTGCTGCAGTAAGAAGTGCGCGGCGCGCGTAAAACTTACCGCGCGCCCCCGGTGGTTTAGTTCAGCGCTTACAGAAAAACGAACCTAGCGCCTGAGCGTCCATTTGTACGCGTAGCGGTCCGGCCGGAACACCAGTTCGGCGCAGAGCAGCGGCGTGCCGTTGATGTCGTACGGCGTGCAACGCAGCCGCAGCAGCGGCTCGCCCTCGGCGACGCCCAGCCGCCTGGCCACTTCGGCCGGCGCGGCTACCGCGCTCGCCTCCATCGTCGACTCCTTGAAGCGGTAGCCGAGCCGGCTCTCGAGCACCGACATGGCGTCATTGGTCTCCAGGTCTTCCTGCACCAGCCGCCGCATCAGCGGCTCGCGCCCAAGCAGCGTGAAATACGCCACCGGCGCATCGTCCCAGAAGCGCACGGTCGACACGCTCAACACTTTCTCCGCGGGTTCCAGGTCGAGCACGCTGGTCACGAACGCCGGCGCGCGGACCAGCTTGACCGAGGCGAGCTTGCCATACGCCAGCTGGCCGCGCGCACGGGCGGTCTCGTAGAAACCGGTCAGCGCACCGAGGCTTGGCGTGTCGGCCGGGCGCGTGACGAAGCTGCCCTTGCCGTTGACCTTTTCGATCAGCCCGGCATTGTGCAGGCCAGACAACGCCTGGCGCACGGTGATCCGGCTTACGGCAAATTCCGTCATCAGCTCGGCCTCCGACGGCAGCTTTGCGCCCGGACCCAGCTGGTTGCGGACGATCCGCTCCCGGATCTCGTTCTCGATTTCCTTGAATCTTGGCAGCGCCACGTTGTGTTCCGCCTGGCGGCGGCTCCGATGCGGGGGATCAGGGATTATACCTATCATGACAGGTTAGGCCGTAAACTCGTTGACCTGTTATAACAGGTAATGGCAGTATCGCATCGCCAGCGCATGCCAGCGCCCCCGACATTCCCCAACCCACCTTGCATGCCGGCGACTCAGGAGACACGCAATTGCATACCCACGCAACACCAGGCGCCGCGCGCGCGACGGCGGACTTTGACTACATCGTGATCGGCGCGGGTTCGGCGGGCTGCGCCGTGGCCGCAAGGCTGGCCGAAGACCGTGGCGCAACCGTGGCGCTGCTCGAGGCAGGGCCGCATGACCACCACTTCTCGGTCTGGGCGCCCATCGGCTTTGCCCACACCGTTCCCAAGGCCGGGCCGCGCAACTATGCGTACTACACCGAACCACAGGCCGGGCTGAACGGCCGGCGCTCTTACCAGCCGCGAGGGCGCGGGCTGGGCGGCAGCTCTTCGATCAACGGCATGCTCTACGTGCGCGGCCATCGCAATGACTACGATGAATGGGCAGCTCTGGGTTGCAAGGGCTGGGGCTTCGACGACGTGCTGCCCTACTTCCGCCGCAGTGAGCACAACGCCAGGCTGGCCAGTGATCCGCTGCACGGCAGCGACGGTCCGCTGCATGTCAGCGACCTGCGCTCGCCCAATCCGTTCTCGCGGCGCTTTGTCGAAGCGTCGCTGCAGGCCGGCATGGCGCCCAATGCCGATTTCAACGGACTAACGCAGGAAGGTGCCGGCCTGTACCAGGTAACGCAGCGCAACGGCGAGCGCTGGAACACGGCGCGCGCCTACCTGCATCGCGGCGATGCCGCGGACAAGGCCTTCAACGGCGGACGCAGCGGCCTGTCGGTGTTGACCGACGCGCAGGCGCTGCGGATCCTGTTCGAGGGCCGGCGCGCCACCGGCGTGGAGATCGTGCGCGACGGCGAGAAGCAGGTGCTGCGCGCGCGGCGCGAGATCGTGCTCAGCACGGGTGCCTTCAACTCGCCGCAGTTGCTGATGGCTTCGGGCGTCGGCTCGGCGGCACAGCTGCGCGGCCTTGGCATCGACGTGGTCCATGACCTGCCCGGCGTGGGCGAAAACCTGCAGGACCACCTCGACATCATCGTCAACAAGCAACTGCATTCGACCGACCTGTTCGGGCAGACCGCAGGCGGGCTGCTGCGCATGGCGGGCGAGGTCATGCGCTACCGGCGCCACCGCACCGGCATGGTCACGTCCAACTTTGCCGAGGCCGGCGCGTTTTTCCGCAGCCGTCCCGAGCTTTCCATCCCTGATGTGCAACTGGTGTTCGTGGTCGCGCTGGTCGGCAACCGCAACATGGACAAGCGCAGCAAGCTCGGCCACGGCTATTCGTGCCATGCCTGCGTGCTGCGACCGAAGAGCCGCGGCCACGTGCGCCTGCGCAGCGCGGACATGCGCGACGCGCCGCTGATCGACCCACGCTTCCTGTCGGCGCAGGAGGACATGGCCGGCATGGTGGCCGGCGTGCGCGCCATCCGCCGCATCTTCGCCCAGCCGGCGCTGGCGCAATACGGGGGCCGTGAGCTGCTGACCGACGATTTCGGCCCGGACAACAGCAACGAAGAGGCCATCCGCCATTTCATCCGCACGCACGCGGACACCGTCTACCACCCGGTCGGCACCTGCAGGATGGGGATCGACGACATGGCGGTCGTCGATCCCGAGTTGCGCGTGCGCGGCATCGACGGGCTGCGCGTTGCCGATGCCTCGGTGATGCCGACGCTGGTCGGCGGCAATACCAACGCGCCGACGATCATGATCGGCGAAAAGGCTGCGGACCTGATCAAGGCCTCGGCCCGCTGAAAACCCCTCGCCGCCTGGCTGGTCCGGGCGGCGAACTGCATCCGCAACAGCCATCACAAAGGAGACAACGCATGCAAGCCACCGCCCTGACCCTCAGCCCGGAAGCGTTCCGCGCCCAAGACCCGGCCTCCTGGCCGTTCACCGTGCGCCGCTGCACGCCTGCCATTGGCGCCGAAGTCGAAGGCATCGATTTCCGCGAAGCCCTGGATGACGGCACCTACCTCGCGCTGCGCGCCGCGCTGCTGACGCACAAGGTGCTGTTCTTCCGCAAGCAGGCGATCACGCCGGCGCAGCACGTGGCCGTCGCGCGCCGCTTCGGCGAACTCGAAGTGCATCCGATGTTCACCAACCATCCCGAGCATCCCGAGCTGGTGGTGTTCGGCCGCGACGGCGAAAAGCGCGGGCGCGAGAACCTGTACCACTCCGATGTGTCCTGGCGCGGGATTCCGTCGATGGGCTCGATGCTGCGCTGTATTACCTGTCCCGAGGTGGGTGGCGACACCATCTGGATCAACATGGCCGCGGCCTATGAGAAGCTGCCCGAGGACGTGAAGGCGCGCATTGCCAACCTGAAGGCGGTCCATGACGCGATGCCCGCCTTTGGCGCCGCGCTGTCCGAGGAAAAGTATGCGGAAATGCGCGCCAAGTACCCGCCGATGGTGCATCCGGTGGTGCGCACCCATCCGGAAACCGGCGAGAAGATCCTCTTCGTCAACGAGGCCTTCACCACGCACTTCGCCAACTTTGTCAAGGAACAGGCCTACCGCATCGGCTCGGACTATCGCCCCGCCGAACTGGACCTGCTGCAATACCTGTACCGCCAGGCGGCGGCGCCCGAATACCAGGTGCGCCTGCGCTGGCAGCCCGACACCATCGCCCTGTGGGACAACCGCTCTACGCAGCACTACGCGGTGCAGGACTACTTCCCCGCCGTGCGCCACATGAACCGCGCCACCATCATCGGCGACCGTCCGGCATGAGCGGCCCCTCCCCATCGATTACCCCATCGATTTTCCCATCGACCTGCGAGGCAAACCCGATGAAACTCGTCGACAAGTTCTATATCAACGGCCAGTGGGTGCAACCCGCGCCGGGTGCGACCCAGGCCGATCTCATCGATCCGGCCACCGAGTCGGTGGCGGGCAGGATCGCCATGGGCACGGCTGCCGACGTGGACCACGCGGTAGCTGCCGCGCGCGCCGCCTTGCCGGCGTGGTCGGCATCCACCCGAGAGGACCGCATCGCCCTGCTCGAGCGCATCATGGCCGCGTACCAGGCGCGCCTGGGCGACCTGGCGCAGGCGGTGCGGCAGGAGATCGGCGCGCCAATCACCGTCGCCACCAACCTGCAGGCCGCGATCGGCCTGGCGCAACTGCAGGCCACGGTGCAGGCGCTGCGCGAGTTCGAATTCGAAAGCCAGCGCGGCAAGAGCTACCTGTTGCGCGAGGCCATCGGCGTGGCGGCGCTGATCACGCCATGGAACTGGCCGCTGAACCAGATCGCCGCCAAGGTGGCGCCGGCGCTGGCGGCGGGCTGTACCGTGGTACTCAAGCCATCGGAAATCGCGCCCCTCGACGCGCAGATCTTTGCCGAGATCATGGATGCCGCCGGCACGCCGCCGGGTGTATTCAACATGGTCTTTGGCGAAGGCCGCGTGGTCGGCACGGCGCTGTCGTCGCACCGCGATGTCGACATGGTCTCGATCACCGGCTCGACGCGCGCCGGCGTCGAGGTGGCGATCAGCGCCGCGCCGACGGTCAAGCGCGTGACGCAGGAACTGGGCGGCAAGTCGCCGCTGGTGATCCTGGACGATGCCGATTTGCAGGCCGCCGTGACCAGCGGCGTCGCCCACGTGATGCTGAATTCCGGGCAGACCTGCATCGCGCCGACCCGCATGCTGGTGCCGCGCGCGCAGTATGAACAGGCGGTGCAGATTGCCGCGGTGGTGGCCAACGCGGTCACGGTGGGCGACCCCGCCGATGCGCAGACCAAAATGGGACCGCTCTCCAACCGCGCACAGTACGAGAAGGTGCAGCGGCTGATCGGCGTCGGCATCGAGGAAGGCGCGCGCGTGGCCGCCGGCGGCCCGGGCCGTCCCGAGGGGCTGGCGCAAGGGTTCTATGCCCGCCCGACCGTCTTTGCCGACGTGCGCAATGACATGACCATTGCGCGCGAGGAGATCTTCGGGCCGGTCTTGTGCATACTGCCTTACGACACCGAGGACGACGCCGTGGCCATCGCCAACGATACGGAGTTCGGCCTGGCGGCGTACATCGCGTCGTCCAACCCCGAGCGCACCCGCAAGCTGGCCGCGCGCCTGCGGGCCGGCAGCGTGCGCATCAATGGCGCGTCGATGGACATCTCGGTGCCGTTCGGCGGCTACAAGGCCTCGGGCAACGGTCGCGAGTTCGGTCCGGAAGGCATCGCCGAGTATCTCGAAACCAAGACCGTCACCGGCTGACCGCCGTAATGGCCCGGCCGCAGGCGCCCCGCAATGGGCGCCTCGCAACACGAGCCCGGCCATGAGAGGCCCGGCCCGGCAGCGCTTGAGCTGCCGGCCGGGCTTTTCCGCCTTGTTGCCAAAGGTACCGAACCCGGCGCGCCGGTACAGCAGGGCCTCCCTCACCAGTTCGGACAGCGCCCGCTGTATGGGGGATGCCCGCGCCACCTGTCCCGACCGTTCAAAATTGCCGTGGCAACTTGCAGGCGCAAATGCCGCGCATGCCACACGCCGACCAGCCGCCCTTGTCTGACACCAGCAGTCGGCGGCGTCCGACAGCCGCGCGTCGCCAGGCAGCTACATTTCAAAGACAGCCCTTTTTTGCCGAAGCGCCGGCTATGTCGACCGTTCCCGACCCCGCTCCGTCCCCGATACCGCATGCCGAGCCGCCTGCTCCTGTGGAAGCAGATCCGGCAGAGCAGGCCGACGCCCCGACGGTGGCGATCGCGCCTGCCACGGTGTCCGCGGCCCTGCAGCGCGCCAGCACGGCGCTGGTCGTGCTGGCAGTGCTGTTCTCGCTCTATGCCGTGCATCTCGCCCGCGATTTCCTGGTGCCGGTGGTGATCGCGATCGTGCTCGCCTACCTGCTCGACCCGCCGGTGCGCGCGCTGCAGCGGCTGGGCATGCCGCGCGTGGCGGCCAGCACGGTGGTGCTGCTGGCGCTGCTGTGCGCGCTGCTCAGCGGCGCCTACCTGGTGCAAGGCCAGGTGGAGTCCATCGTCAACAGTCTGCCCGATGTCGCCAGCAAGCTGTCGCGTTCGGTCGGCGCCCTGCTGAGCGGCGACGATTCGATGTGGCAAAAGGTCCGGCGCGCCGCCACCGTGCTCAGCGGCGCCGGGCAGCCGCCGCCGGTGCGCGTGCCGCACGTGGTGGTGGACCACTCGGGGGACCAGATCAACACCATGCTGCTGGCCGGCTCGGTGAGCATCTTCACCATGGCCGGCCAGGCGGTGGTGGTGGTGTTCCTGCTCTATTTCCTGCTGCTGGCGGGCGACACCTTCAAGCGCAAGTTCATCAAGATGGTCGGCAATACCATCTCCGAAAAGAAAATCAGCGTGCACATGCTGGACGAGGTCAACCGCTCGATCCAGCGTTACATGGGCATGCTGCTGGTGACCAATGCGGCGCTGGGGGTCTGTACCTGGCTGCTGCTGAAATGGCTTGGCGTCAATAACGCGGGCAGCTGGTCGATCGCGGCGGGCGCGCTGCACCTGGTGCCTTACTTTGGCGCAATGGCGATCGCGTTGTGCCTGGGCATGGTGACGTTCATGCAGTTCGGCACGCTCGGCATGGCCGCGGCAGCCGCGGGCGGCTCATTGTTGATCGCCACGCTGATCGGCTCGCTCGTCACCACCTGGATGACGGGTCGCATGGCCAGGATGAATGCCGTCGCGGTGTTCGTGGCGCTGCTGCTGTTCACGTGGCTGTGGGGCGTGTGGGGCATGCTGCTCGCGATCCCGCTGATCACCATTGCCAAGGTCGTGGCCGATCACATCGAAGGGCTGGAAGTGGTGGCGGAGTTCCTTGGCGAATAGTCTGTTCGCTTTCCCACGCGCCGGCGCAAGACCGGCGCGGACCCGCGCATCCCCAATGCATCTATACTCAATCCACGGATGCTGCACCACAGCATTTTTCCTGCTGCGGAATTCGTGCTGGAGGAACCAACATGCCTTTGTGCGACCTTTGCCTGTCGCAACTGGACCGGCCGGGGCATTTCCCGCCACATGCGCGCCTGCTGAAGTCGGCCACGCTAAGCACCACCAGCGGCCAGAACGCTTTCGTGTACCGCTGCGGCGATTGCGGCGAAAGCCTGCTGCTGGCCTCGTCGGATGGCGAGGCGCCGGACCGCTGGACATGGCTGGACGCCGATGGCTGGCGCTGAAGCCGGAGCCGGCGCAATCGGCAGGTCCGCGCTGGGCTTCGGCCCGCCTTGATCTTGGGCAAATCTGCATTGTTGGGGGGCCGGATAATCTGGCTCAAGCGGGCGCTTTCCGCCCGCCAACCACGCCATGGCCAAGAAATTTCCCCTGCACCCAAGCCATCCCGAGCGCGTCTGCTGGGGTTGCGACAAATACTGCCCGACCGACGCCATGGGATGCGGCAACGGCTCCAGCCGGACGCAGCATCCCATCGAACTGCTCGGCGACGACTGGCTCGACTACGGCGACTGGGGCATCGAGGCTCCGGACGCTCCCGCGCGCGGACCCGCTCCGGCCTGACCGGGCCCGCATCACCGCACCTTCACCCAGCCGTCCTGCTTCTCGCGGGACGCCCGGTGCATGCCGGCTCCTTCCCAGGCATCGCGCGATGACCGGCACGCGCGGCAGGCCCCGCACGGCTTTCACGCTTTCACGCGGCGGCGGCAAGAACCTCGACGCGGGCCGGATTACAATCGCCCTCAGGCTATCCAGCCCTTCCGCCTACCGCCCCCAAAGCCTTCCGCCGGAACCATCATGCTCAACCTCCAGGATTCTTCGCTGCTGCGGCAGCAATGCTATATCGACGGCCGCTGGACAGATGGCGAGCGCCGCATCGACGTCACCAACCCCGCCACCGGCGAACGCGTCGGCCAGGTGCCGCAGCTGGGCGCCGAGGAAACCCGCCAGGCCATCGAAGCCGCCAACCGCGCCCTGCCCGCCTGGCGCGCGCGCACGGCCAAGGAACGTTCGGTGCAGCTGCGCAAGTGGTTCGAGCTGATCCTGGCCAACCAGGAAGACCTGGCGCGCATCATGACCGCAGAGCAGGGCAAGCCGATCGCCGAGGCACGCGGCGAAATTGCCTATGCGGCCTCATTCATCGAATGGTTCGCCGAAGAAGGCAAGCGGGTCTATGGCGACACCATTCCCGCGCCGGCCACCAACCAGCGCATCGTCGTCACCAAGGAGCCTGTCGGCGTGTGCGCGGCGATCACGCCGTGGAACTTCCCGGCGGCGATGATCACGCGCAAGGCCGGCCCTGCGCTGGCAGTCGGCTGCACCATGGTGCTCAAGCCCGCGTCGCAGACGCCGCTGACCGCGCTGGCGCTGGTGGCGCTGGCCGAGCGTGCCGGCATTCCGGCCGGCGTGCTGTCGGTGGTGACGGGCTCGGCGAGCGCGATCGGCGGCGAGATGAGCGGCAACCCGCTGGTGCGCAAGCTGACCTTTACGGGCTCGACCCAGGTGGGCCGCGTGCTGATGGCGCAGACCGCGTCGACCATCAAGAAGGTTTCGATGGAGCTGGGCGGCAACGCGCCCTTCATCGTGTTCGACGATGCCGACCTCGATGCCGCGGTGGAAGGGGCGATCGTGTCGAAATACCGCAACGCCGGCCAGACCTGCGTTTGCGCCAACCGCATCTATGTGCAGGCGGGCGTGTACGAGGCCTTTGCGAAGAAGCTGGTGGCGGCGGTGGCCGCGCTCAAGGTCGGCAACGGCATGGATGACGGCGTGCGCATCGGGCCGCTGATCGACGACAAGGCCGTGGCCAAGGTCGAAGAGCATATTGCCGACGCCGTCGGCAAGGGGGCGCGCGTGCTGCATGGCGGCCAGCGCCACGCGCTCGGCCATTCGTTCTTCCAGCCGACCGTGCTGGCCGATGTCGCGCCCGGCATGCTGGTCGC
This genomic window from Cupriavidus oxalaticus contains:
- a CDS encoding sulfatase-like hydrolase/transferase yields the protein MPIRNTLFIMCDQLRRDHLGCYGHPTLRTRNIDALAARGVRFDRAFVTSGVCGPSRMSFYTGRYVSSHGATWNRVPLPVGEITLGEYLKDSGRALALAGKTHVMPDNANLRRLHLDGGTELETLLRSGHFTEVDRHDGHHAEPRGAYADWLRRQGYDSADPWTDYVISAENAQGEIVSGWHMRNAGLPARVAEPHSETAYTVDQAMQYIGARGDEPWVLHLSLVKPHWPYLAPAPYHAAYKLDDCLPLRRHAAELEDPHPVLSAYRTQEECANFMRQEVSDTVRPAYQGLIQQIDDRLGLLWDQLERLGRWQDTLIVFTADHGDFLGDHWLGEKEQFYDTVQNVPLIVYDPSPEADATRGSAPQDMVSAVDVVPTVLDALGLPPAGHRIEGRSLLDLTGSRDAGPWRDFVVSELDYAYRGARVALGRHPGECRAWMVRDARWKYVHWQGFRPQLFDLESDPDEYFDLGADPGHEAVRNAMRLRLLDWFCTLKPRVTVTNEEVAAKTNVYKQAGVFFGVW
- the rocF gene encoding arginase; its protein translation is MKPVTLIGAPTDVGAGTRGCSMGPEALRVAGLAQALARNNLLVEDTGNLGGPANPWQPPQDGMRHLDEVVAWNRGVYDACLGTLQAGRLPLLMGGDHCLAIGSISAAARHCRDTGKTLMVLWLDAHADANIGTTTPTGNMHGMPVACLCGHGPAPLTTLAGPAPAVERSAIRQIGIRSVDAEEKHRLHELQLAVYDMRYIDENGMRYTMQQALAGIDAQTHLHVSFDVDFLDCVIAPGVGTTVPGGPTYRETQLCMEMIADTGRLASLDVMELNPACDVRNQTGQLAVDLVESLFGKSTLWRPPPA
- a CDS encoding host attachment protein; translation: MKNIWILVADESVARVFASHADAAPLAVVEEITDAAAHADRADLRRDAYGRRGHAASQGDAGHPGAHQVGPSTVTSSAGEDELHQEAQLFAHRVADFLADARNKQRYEELVLIAAPRFLGLLRKTLPAAVADVVTREIDKDFIHVPNNDLQQRLADEGVVPARRDERVNTGRDR
- a CDS encoding GntR family transcriptional regulator, whose amino-acid sequence is MALPRFKEIENEIRERIVRNQLGPGAKLPSEAELMTEFAVSRITVRQALSGLHNAGLIEKVNGKGSFVTRPADTPSLGALTGFYETARARGQLAYGKLASVKLVRAPAFVTSVLDLEPAEKVLSVSTVRFWDDAPVAYFTLLGREPLMRRLVQEDLETNDAMSVLESRLGYRFKESTMEASAVAAPAEVARRLGVAEGEPLLRLRCTPYDINGTPLLCAELVFRPDRYAYKWTLRR
- a CDS encoding GMC family oxidoreductase, with the translated sequence MHTHATPGAARATADFDYIVIGAGSAGCAVAARLAEDRGATVALLEAGPHDHHFSVWAPIGFAHTVPKAGPRNYAYYTEPQAGLNGRRSYQPRGRGLGGSSSINGMLYVRGHRNDYDEWAALGCKGWGFDDVLPYFRRSEHNARLASDPLHGSDGPLHVSDLRSPNPFSRRFVEASLQAGMAPNADFNGLTQEGAGLYQVTQRNGERWNTARAYLHRGDAADKAFNGGRSGLSVLTDAQALRILFEGRRATGVEIVRDGEKQVLRARREIVLSTGAFNSPQLLMASGVGSAAQLRGLGIDVVHDLPGVGENLQDHLDIIVNKQLHSTDLFGQTAGGLLRMAGEVMRYRRHRTGMVTSNFAEAGAFFRSRPELSIPDVQLVFVVALVGNRNMDKRSKLGHGYSCHACVLRPKSRGHVRLRSADMRDAPLIDPRFLSAQEDMAGMVAGVRAIRRIFAQPALAQYGGRELLTDDFGPDNSNEEAIRHFIRTHADTVYHPVGTCRMGIDDMAVVDPELRVRGIDGLRVADASVMPTLVGGNTNAPTIMIGEKAADLIKASAR
- a CDS encoding TauD/TfdA dioxygenase family protein; this translates as MQATALTLSPEAFRAQDPASWPFTVRRCTPAIGAEVEGIDFREALDDGTYLALRAALLTHKVLFFRKQAITPAQHVAVARRFGELEVHPMFTNHPEHPELVVFGRDGEKRGRENLYHSDVSWRGIPSMGSMLRCITCPEVGGDTIWINMAAAYEKLPEDVKARIANLKAVHDAMPAFGAALSEEKYAEMRAKYPPMVHPVVRTHPETGEKILFVNEAFTTHFANFVKEQAYRIGSDYRPAELDLLQYLYRQAAAPEYQVRLRWQPDTIALWDNRSTQHYAVQDYFPAVRHMNRATIIGDRPA
- a CDS encoding aldehyde dehydrogenase family protein, with amino-acid sequence MKLVDKFYINGQWVQPAPGATQADLIDPATESVAGRIAMGTAADVDHAVAAARAALPAWSASTREDRIALLERIMAAYQARLGDLAQAVRQEIGAPITVATNLQAAIGLAQLQATVQALREFEFESQRGKSYLLREAIGVAALITPWNWPLNQIAAKVAPALAAGCTVVLKPSEIAPLDAQIFAEIMDAAGTPPGVFNMVFGEGRVVGTALSSHRDVDMVSITGSTRAGVEVAISAAPTVKRVTQELGGKSPLVILDDADLQAAVTSGVAHVMLNSGQTCIAPTRMLVPRAQYEQAVQIAAVVANAVTVGDPADAQTKMGPLSNRAQYEKVQRLIGVGIEEGARVAAGGPGRPEGLAQGFYARPTVFADVRNDMTIAREEIFGPVLCILPYDTEDDAVAIANDTEFGLAAYIASSNPERTRKLAARLRAGSVRINGASMDISVPFGGYKASGNGREFGPEGIAEYLETKTVTG
- a CDS encoding AI-2E family transporter, with amino-acid sequence MSTVPDPAPSPIPHAEPPAPVEADPAEQADAPTVAIAPATVSAALQRASTALVVLAVLFSLYAVHLARDFLVPVVIAIVLAYLLDPPVRALQRLGMPRVAASTVVLLALLCALLSGAYLVQGQVESIVNSLPDVASKLSRSVGALLSGDDSMWQKVRRAATVLSGAGQPPPVRVPHVVVDHSGDQINTMLLAGSVSIFTMAGQAVVVVFLLYFLLLAGDTFKRKFIKMVGNTISEKKISVHMLDEVNRSIQRYMGMLLVTNAALGVCTWLLLKWLGVNNAGSWSIAAGALHLVPYFGAMAIALCLGMVTFMQFGTLGMAAAAAGGSLLIATLIGSLVTTWMTGRMARMNAVAVFVALLLFTWLWGVWGMLLAIPLITIAKVVADHIEGLEVVAEFLGE